GGGACCTTGATGTTCAGCGCGGTGCGCAGCGGTCCGGCACCGTCCACCACGGCGGCCTCCAGCACCTCGCGCGGGATGGCCTGCAGCGCGGCGTAGAAGATCACCATGTTGTAGCCGACCCACTCCCACAGCGCGATGTTCACGACGGCGGGGAGCGGCCGGCCGAGCAGGTCGGGCCGGGTGCCGAAGGACTCCAGGGCACCGATCACCGGGCTGATGCCGGGGGTGTAGAGGTACATCCAGATCAGCGCGGCGATGATGCCGGGCACCGCGTGCGGCAGGAACAGCGCCAGCTGGAAGAACCGGCGGGCCCTGGCCAGCGTGGAGTCCAGCAGCAGGGCCAGCAGCAGCGAGACGCCGATCATCAGCGGGATGTACAGCAGGCAGTACTGGGCGATGGTCAGGAACCCGGTGCGGAAGGCCGCGTCACCGAGGGCCCTGGTGTAGTTGCCGAGGCCGGTGAACACGGTGGTGCTGCCGCCGAAGCCCAGGCCGGACTGCTGCTCGGTGAACAGGCTCAGGTAGGCCGCGTAGCCGATCGGGATCAGCGTGCAGGCGGCGAACAGGACGAAGAACGGGGCGAGGAGCACGGCGGGGGCGCGGTACCTCCCGCGCCGCCTGACGGTGACGGCGCGGGAGGAGGTCTGACCGGCGGTGCTCTGCGGCGGGGCCGCGGAACGGTGCTGGGTCACTGGGCGACCTTGAGTCCGCGGTTCTTCAGCTCGGCGACGGTGGCCTGCTGGCCGGCGTCGACGGCCCCCTGGACCGTGCCGCCCTGGCCCAGCTTGCCGAGGGTGTCCTTGATCGCGGTATTGGTGGCGCCCATCGCCGGGCCCCACTGCCAGCCCTGCTTGATGGACTCGGCGGCCTTGACGAAGACGGAGTAGATGTCCTGGCCGCCGTAGAAGTCGGTCTTGAAGGCGGCCTTGGCGACCGGGACGAGCTCGGGCGCCGCCGGGTACATCGAGGAGGTGCCGGAGGAGATCCGGGCCTGGATGCCCTCGGGGGTGGTGGTCGCCCAGGTGGCGAACTCGAGCGCGGCCTTGGCCTTCTTGCTGTCCTTGGAGACCGCGAAGGTGGTGCCGCCGAGCATGCCGCTGGCCGGGGCGCCGTCCCAGGTCGGGACCGGGGCCACGGCCCACTTGCCGGTGGCGTCCGGCACGGTGCCCTTCAGGACGCCGCCGCCCCAGGCCGCGCCCACGTACCCGGCCGTCTCGCCCTTCTGCAGGGACGCCGTCCACTGCTGGCTGAACGAGGGCTGGACGCGGACCAGGTCGTCGGAGACCAGCTGCTGCCAGTAGTCCGTGACGCGCTTGGTCTGGCTGCTGCCGAGGTCGATGTTCCAGGTGTCCCCGACGCCGGTGAACCAGTGCGCGCCGTTCTGCCAGGCCAGCGCCTCGAAGGTGCTCGGGTCGTCCGGGAAGAAGGTGCCGATCCGGGAGTTCGGGTCGGCCTGCTTGAGCTTCTGGGCGGCGGCGCGGTACTCGTCCCAGGTCTTCGGCGGGGCGGTGATGCCGGCCTTGTCGAAGAGGTCCTTGCGGTAGAAGAAGGCCTGCGGGGCGGCGTCCAGCGGAATCGCCCAGACGGCGCGGCCGAGGGTGGTCAGCTCGACGGCCTGCGGCAGGTACTTCGCCTTGAGGTCGGCGGAGACGAGCTTGGTGATGTCCTGCACGGCGCCCTGGCTGACGAAGTCGGGCAGCTGGCCGTACTCGGTGTTGAAGACGTCGGGCGCGTTGCCCGCCTTCACCGCGTTGGAGATCTTCGCGTAGCCGCCGGCCACGCCGGAGGGGATCGACTCGAACTTGACCTGGACGTTCTTGTGCGAGGCGTTGAAGGCGTTCACCACGTCCTGGGTGCCCTTGGCCCAGCCCCAGAAGGTGATCGAGACGGGCTGGCCGTCATCGGCGGCGGCGGTGTCCTCGGCACCGGATCCGCAGGCCGTCAGGAGGGAGAGGGTGACGGCGGCGGCGGTGAGAGCGGCGGCGGCGCGGACTCTGCGGCGGCGGGCGGCGGGGGTGAGGGACATGGCGCGGCTCCTGTGGAAGGGGGGCGGTGTGCCGGGGGGTGTCGCTATCCTGCGACCACCTTCGATCGGAGTCAAGAGCAAAGGATCAATTGATCTGATGTGATCTCACTGTGACCATCCACTGCCCTGATGCCGCTGGTGGGCCGAGTTGGCCTGAATATTCGGATCATTTGATCTGGATTGCTTGACGATCGATCGGCCGCTCCCTAGATTCGATCAGCCACCCCGAGCAAGGAGCACACCCATGCCCTCGATCGAGCTCCCGCCCGAAGACCGCGTGCTCAGCCCGCACACCGGCTGGACCAGGGCGCACTGGGAGGCCGTCGCCGACGGCCTGCTGGCCGCCGTCGGGCGGCACGCCTGCCCCGGGTACGCCCTGATCGACCTGCCGGGCAGTCGTCCGAGCGTCTCCGGACGCCGTTCGGACGGCCTGGAGGGCTACGCGCGGACCTTCCTGCTCGCGGCCCTCCGGGTGGCCGGGGCCGGCGGGGACGACCCGCACGGCGTCCTGAAGCGGTACGCCGAAGGGCTGGCGGCGGGCACCCGCACCCCCACCACGGAGCGCGACCTCGCCGACGGCGACCAGGTCTCCTGGCCGCTGATCGGCGACCGCAGCCAGGCCATGGTCGAGGCCGCGTCGATCGCCGTGGCCCTGCGCCTCACCCGTCCGTGGCTCTGGGACGGGCTGGACGAGCGGACCCGTGAGCAGGTTCGCGCCTGGCTGGCCCCGGCCCTGCACCACACCCCGGTCGACAACAACTGGTGGCTCTTCCCCGCCATGGTCGGGGGCTTCCTGGCCGAAGTGGGCCTCGACCAGGACGGCTCCGCCCAGCGCGCCCTCGACCGCGGCCTGGCGAAGATCGAGCAGTGGTACCTGGGCAACGGCTGGTACACCGACGGCCGCCCGCGCGCGTTCGACCACTACAACGGCTGGGCCTTCCACCTGTACCCCGTCCTGCACGCCCGGCTCAGCGGCGACCCGCGGCTGCGCGACACCTACGGCCCCCGGCTCGCCGCCTACCTGGACGGCTACGCGCGCA
This genomic interval from Kitasatospora gansuensis contains the following:
- a CDS encoding ABC transporter substrate-binding protein; this translates as MSLTPAARRRRVRAAAALTAAAVTLSLLTACGSGAEDTAAADDGQPVSITFWGWAKGTQDVVNAFNASHKNVQVKFESIPSGVAGGYAKISNAVKAGNAPDVFNTEYGQLPDFVSQGAVQDITKLVSADLKAKYLPQAVELTTLGRAVWAIPLDAAPQAFFYRKDLFDKAGITAPPKTWDEYRAAAQKLKQADPNSRIGTFFPDDPSTFEALAWQNGAHWFTGVGDTWNIDLGSSQTKRVTDYWQQLVSDDLVRVQPSFSQQWTASLQKGETAGYVGAAWGGGVLKGTVPDATGKWAVAPVPTWDGAPASGMLGGTTFAVSKDSKKAKAALEFATWATTTPEGIQARISSGTSSMYPAAPELVPVAKAAFKTDFYGGQDIYSVFVKAAESIKQGWQWGPAMGATNTAIKDTLGKLGQGGTVQGAVDAGQQATVAELKNRGLKVAQ
- a CDS encoding carbohydrate ABC transporter permease, whose product is MTQHRSAAPPQSTAGQTSSRAVTVRRRGRYRAPAVLLAPFFVLFAACTLIPIGYAAYLSLFTEQQSGLGFGGSTTVFTGLGNYTRALGDAAFRTGFLTIAQYCLLYIPLMIGVSLLLALLLDSTLARARRFFQLALFLPHAVPGIIAALIWMYLYTPGISPVIGALESFGTRPDLLGRPLPAVVNIALWEWVGYNMVIFYAALQAIPREVLEAAVVDGAGPLRTALNIKVPLIRASLTMVGLFTVIGSLQLFTEPMILHGTAPSVISSWTPNMYAYTAAFERNDYGLAAASSVLLALVAALLSFVVTRVSRNRSDRRAEATA